Proteins co-encoded in one Brassica oleracea var. oleracea cultivar TO1000 chromosome C4, BOL, whole genome shotgun sequence genomic window:
- the LOC106339694 gene encoding G-type lectin S-receptor-like serine/threonine-protein kinase At1g61480 isoform X1: MRTTRFACLLLLTMLLKFSHGSITPTNPLSIGQTLSSSNDVYELGFFSPHNTQDQYVGIWLKGTTPQVVVWVANREDPVTDPLANLTISSNGSLLLSNGKDGVVWSTEGTFASNRSHAELSNEGNFIITENVTGRILWESFEHLGNTMLPFSTLAYNLTTGEKQVLTSWKSDTDPSPGDFMVEITPQVPSQLFTKRGSASYWRSGPWAKTRFIGIPLMDASLTSPFSLEQDANGSVSFTYVDRNIKPPRVMITSEGPVKIFQHNGIEWELDFEVPANPCDHYGVCGPFGLCVMSSSLTCKCFKGFVPKSIEEWERGIWTDGCVRRTELLCQGNVTNENIFHPIANTKPPDNYEFTSASHAKDCHRSCLENCSCLAFSFINGIGCLVWNQELMDVVQFSEGGELLSIRLASSEVGGNNSKKTIVAIVVSLSLFVILGSASFGFWRCRVKHNALISAIISKEASQDAWRNGLERQDVSGLNFFEMNTIKTATNNFSLSNKLGQGGFGSVYNGMLQDEKKIAVKRLSSTSGQGKEEFMNEIVLISKLQHKNLVRILGCCIEGEERLLIYEFMLNKSLDTFLFDSRRKLEIDWPKRLSIIQAIARGLLYLHRDSHLKVIHRDLKVSNILLDEKMNPKISDFGLARMYQGTEYQDNTRRVVGTLGYMSPEYAWSGMFSEKSDIYSFGVLLLEIISGEKISRFSYGVEGKTLIAYAWESWCKNGGIDLLDKDISDSCQPSEVKRCVQIGLLCVQHQPADRPNTLELLCMLTTTSDLPSPKQPTFVVNTRNEEPVSKGLISVNEMTQSLILGR; this comes from the exons ATGAGGACAACGAGGTTTGCTTGCTTGCTATTGCTTACCATGCTCTTAAAGTTTAGCCATGGATCTATAACGCCAACAAATCCTTTGTCAATAGGCCAAACTCTCAGCTCCTCTAACGATGTTTATGAATTGGGGTTCTTTAGTCCTCATAACACCCAAGATCAATATGTTGGAATCTGGTTGAAGGGTACTACTCCCCAGGTGGTTGTGTGGGTGGCAAATAGAGAAGATCCTGTTACAGACCCCTTGGCTAATCTAACTATTAGCAGCAATGGAAGTCTTCTGTTATCAAATGGTAAAGATGGCGTTGTGTGGTCCACCGAAGGAACTTTTGCATCTAACCGGTCTCATGCAGAACTTTCGAACGAAGGAAATTTTATTATCACAGAAAATGTTACAGGAAGAATTCTATGGGAAAGCTTTGAGCATCTTGGTAATACTATGCTCCCTTTCTCAACCCTCGCGTATAATCTCACCACCGGAGAGAAGCAGGTGTTGACTTCGTGGAAAAGTGACACCGATCCATCGCCTGGTGACTTCATGGTCGAGATTACACCGCAAGTGCCATCGCAGCTGTTTACTAAGAGAGGTTCTGCGTCTTATTGGAGAAGCGGTCCATGGGCTAAAACAAGGTTCATTGGTATACCGCTAATGGATGCGTCATTAACAAGTCCATTTAGCCTTGAGCAGGATGCAAACGGGTCAGTATCTTTCACTTATGTAGACAGAAACATCAAACCTCCACGTGTAATGATAACATCGGAGGGCCCAGTGAAGATTTTTCAGCATAATGGGATCGAGTGGGAGTTAGACTTTGAGGTTCCAGCGAATCCATGTGATCATTATGGTGTATGTGGACCTTTTGGACTGTGTGTTATGTCATCATCTCTAACGTGTAAATGCTTCAAAGGGTTTGTACCAAAATCCATTGAGGAGTGGGAAAGAGGAATCTGGACAGATGGTTGTGTGAGACGTACCGAACTACTTTGTCAAGGCAATGTTACCAATGAAAACATCTTCCATCCTATTGCCAACACAAAGCCTCCAGATAATTACGAATTTACAAGTGCTTCTCATGCTAAAGACTGCCACCGAAGTTGCCTGGAGAATTGTTCTTGCTTGGCCTTTTCTTTTATTAATGGAATAGGGTGTTTAGTGTGGAACCAGGAGCTAATGGACGTAGTGCAGTTTTCTGAAGGTGGAGAGCTTCTGTCCATTCGTCTTGCAAGCTCTGAAGTAG GTGGAAATAATAGCAAGAAGACCATCGTTGCTATTGTTGTGAGCCTCTCTCTTTTCGTAATATTGGGTTCTGCTTCGTTTGGTTTCTGGAGATGCAGAGTTAAACATAATG CTCTAATCTCAGCTATTATATCAAAGGAAGCCTCACAAGATGCATGGAGGAATGGTCTAGAACGACAGGATGTCTCAGGTTTAAATTTCTTTGAGATGAATACCATTAAAACTGCCACCAATAATTTCAGTCTGTCTAATAAACTTGGACAAGGTGGCTTTGGTTCAGTTTACAAT GGAATGCTGCAAGATGAGAAAAAAATAGCTGTAAAACGTCTTTCTAGCACCTCAGGACAGGGCAAAGAAGAGTTTATGAATGAAATAGTACTCATCTCAAAATTACAACACAAAAACTTAGTTCGGATATTGGGATGTTGCATTGAAGGAGAAGAGAGGCTATTGATTTATGAGTTCATGTTGAACAAAAGCCTTGATACTTTTCTCTTCG ATTCAAGAAGAAAGCTTGAGATTGACTGGCCTAAAAGATTAAGTATCATCCAAGCTATTGCGCGTGGACTTCTCTATCTCCACCGTGACTCACACCTCAAGGTTATTCACCGGGATTTAAAGGTAAGCAATATTCTTTTGGATGAGAAGATGAACCCAAAAATATCAGATTTTGGATTGGCTCGGATGTATCAAGGAACCGAATATCAGGATAATACTCGCAGGGTTGTAGGAACTCT AGGATATATGTCTCCCGAGTATGCATGGAGTGGTATGTTTTCTGAGAAATCAGACATCTATAGCTTTGGAGTGCTGCTGTTGGAAATCATCAGTGGAGAAAAGATTTCAAGATTCAGCTATGGCGTAGAAGGAAAAACTCTTATAGCTTAT GCGTGGGAATCTTGGTGTAAAAATGGAGGAATTGATCTTTTGGATAAAGATATTTCTGACTCATGTCAGCCATCAGAAGTTAAGAGATGTGTTCAGATTGGTTTGCTCTGTGTTCAACACCAACCTGCCGATAGACCCAACACACTTGAGTTACTGTGTATGCTCACCACAACATCAGATCTTCCGTCACCTAAACAGCCCACATTTGTAGTGAACACGCGAAATGAAGAACCCGTGTCTAAGGGTTTGATCAGTGTCAATGAGATGACACAGTCTCTGATTCTTGGGCGTTAA
- the LOC106339694 gene encoding G-type lectin S-receptor-like serine/threonine-protein kinase At1g61480 isoform X2, translating into MRTTRFACLLLLTMLLKFSHGSITPTNPLSIGQTLSSSNDVYELGFFSPHNTQDQYVGIWLKGTTPQVVVWVANREDPVTDPLANLTISSNGSLLLSNGKDGVVWSTEGTFASNRSHAELSNEGNFIITENVTGRILWESFEHLGNTMLPFSTLAYNLTTGEKQVLTSWKSDTDPSPGDFMVEITPQVPSQLFTKRGSASYWRSGPWAKTRFIGIPLMDASLTSPFSLEQDANGSVSFTYVDRNIKPPRVMITSEGPVKIFQHNGIEWELDFEVPANPCDHYGVCGPFGLCVMSSSLTCKCFKGFVPKSIEEWERGIWTDGCVRRTELLCQGNVTNENIFHPIANTKPPDNYEFTSASHAKDCHRSCLENCSCLAFSFINGIGCLVWNQELMDVVQFSEGGELLSIRLASSEVGGNNSKKTIVAIVVSLSLFVILGSASFGFWRCRVKHNAIISKEASQDAWRNGLERQDVSGLNFFEMNTIKTATNNFSLSNKLGQGGFGSVYNGMLQDEKKIAVKRLSSTSGQGKEEFMNEIVLISKLQHKNLVRILGCCIEGEERLLIYEFMLNKSLDTFLFDSRRKLEIDWPKRLSIIQAIARGLLYLHRDSHLKVIHRDLKVSNILLDEKMNPKISDFGLARMYQGTEYQDNTRRVVGTLGYMSPEYAWSGMFSEKSDIYSFGVLLLEIISGEKISRFSYGVEGKTLIAYAWESWCKNGGIDLLDKDISDSCQPSEVKRCVQIGLLCVQHQPADRPNTLELLCMLTTTSDLPSPKQPTFVVNTRNEEPVSKGLISVNEMTQSLILGR; encoded by the exons ATGAGGACAACGAGGTTTGCTTGCTTGCTATTGCTTACCATGCTCTTAAAGTTTAGCCATGGATCTATAACGCCAACAAATCCTTTGTCAATAGGCCAAACTCTCAGCTCCTCTAACGATGTTTATGAATTGGGGTTCTTTAGTCCTCATAACACCCAAGATCAATATGTTGGAATCTGGTTGAAGGGTACTACTCCCCAGGTGGTTGTGTGGGTGGCAAATAGAGAAGATCCTGTTACAGACCCCTTGGCTAATCTAACTATTAGCAGCAATGGAAGTCTTCTGTTATCAAATGGTAAAGATGGCGTTGTGTGGTCCACCGAAGGAACTTTTGCATCTAACCGGTCTCATGCAGAACTTTCGAACGAAGGAAATTTTATTATCACAGAAAATGTTACAGGAAGAATTCTATGGGAAAGCTTTGAGCATCTTGGTAATACTATGCTCCCTTTCTCAACCCTCGCGTATAATCTCACCACCGGAGAGAAGCAGGTGTTGACTTCGTGGAAAAGTGACACCGATCCATCGCCTGGTGACTTCATGGTCGAGATTACACCGCAAGTGCCATCGCAGCTGTTTACTAAGAGAGGTTCTGCGTCTTATTGGAGAAGCGGTCCATGGGCTAAAACAAGGTTCATTGGTATACCGCTAATGGATGCGTCATTAACAAGTCCATTTAGCCTTGAGCAGGATGCAAACGGGTCAGTATCTTTCACTTATGTAGACAGAAACATCAAACCTCCACGTGTAATGATAACATCGGAGGGCCCAGTGAAGATTTTTCAGCATAATGGGATCGAGTGGGAGTTAGACTTTGAGGTTCCAGCGAATCCATGTGATCATTATGGTGTATGTGGACCTTTTGGACTGTGTGTTATGTCATCATCTCTAACGTGTAAATGCTTCAAAGGGTTTGTACCAAAATCCATTGAGGAGTGGGAAAGAGGAATCTGGACAGATGGTTGTGTGAGACGTACCGAACTACTTTGTCAAGGCAATGTTACCAATGAAAACATCTTCCATCCTATTGCCAACACAAAGCCTCCAGATAATTACGAATTTACAAGTGCTTCTCATGCTAAAGACTGCCACCGAAGTTGCCTGGAGAATTGTTCTTGCTTGGCCTTTTCTTTTATTAATGGAATAGGGTGTTTAGTGTGGAACCAGGAGCTAATGGACGTAGTGCAGTTTTCTGAAGGTGGAGAGCTTCTGTCCATTCGTCTTGCAAGCTCTGAAGTAG GTGGAAATAATAGCAAGAAGACCATCGTTGCTATTGTTGTGAGCCTCTCTCTTTTCGTAATATTGGGTTCTGCTTCGTTTGGTTTCTGGAGATGCAGAGTTAAACATAATG CTATTATATCAAAGGAAGCCTCACAAGATGCATGGAGGAATGGTCTAGAACGACAGGATGTCTCAGGTTTAAATTTCTTTGAGATGAATACCATTAAAACTGCCACCAATAATTTCAGTCTGTCTAATAAACTTGGACAAGGTGGCTTTGGTTCAGTTTACAAT GGAATGCTGCAAGATGAGAAAAAAATAGCTGTAAAACGTCTTTCTAGCACCTCAGGACAGGGCAAAGAAGAGTTTATGAATGAAATAGTACTCATCTCAAAATTACAACACAAAAACTTAGTTCGGATATTGGGATGTTGCATTGAAGGAGAAGAGAGGCTATTGATTTATGAGTTCATGTTGAACAAAAGCCTTGATACTTTTCTCTTCG ATTCAAGAAGAAAGCTTGAGATTGACTGGCCTAAAAGATTAAGTATCATCCAAGCTATTGCGCGTGGACTTCTCTATCTCCACCGTGACTCACACCTCAAGGTTATTCACCGGGATTTAAAGGTAAGCAATATTCTTTTGGATGAGAAGATGAACCCAAAAATATCAGATTTTGGATTGGCTCGGATGTATCAAGGAACCGAATATCAGGATAATACTCGCAGGGTTGTAGGAACTCT AGGATATATGTCTCCCGAGTATGCATGGAGTGGTATGTTTTCTGAGAAATCAGACATCTATAGCTTTGGAGTGCTGCTGTTGGAAATCATCAGTGGAGAAAAGATTTCAAGATTCAGCTATGGCGTAGAAGGAAAAACTCTTATAGCTTAT GCGTGGGAATCTTGGTGTAAAAATGGAGGAATTGATCTTTTGGATAAAGATATTTCTGACTCATGTCAGCCATCAGAAGTTAAGAGATGTGTTCAGATTGGTTTGCTCTGTGTTCAACACCAACCTGCCGATAGACCCAACACACTTGAGTTACTGTGTATGCTCACCACAACATCAGATCTTCCGTCACCTAAACAGCCCACATTTGTAGTGAACACGCGAAATGAAGAACCCGTGTCTAAGGGTTTGATCAGTGTCAATGAGATGACACAGTCTCTGATTCTTGGGCGTTAA